TCATCTTTCTGAAAAAGAAAGGTTTGATGTCTATGGATCAGGTAGACAAGTTCATTATTCTAGGTTATATTAAAACCCTGGATGTGCGTAAGCCGTCCGTTGCCCATATGACCTTGAGAGCAATAAGGACCTTTTTAAAATACCTTTTTGAACAAGAGATACTTAAAACGGATACTTCGCTTTCTGTTCCCAAGGACAATTACAAGAAACAAGCTAAACTACCCTCTGTTTTCAAAATAGATGAGATTCAGCAGATGATCGGTACAATTGATCGATCAAATGGTTGCGGTAAACGCAATTATGCAATCGTCCTGCTTGCTGCCAGACTTGGCCTTAGAGCTTCCGACATCGCCGGGATGAGATTTGAGAACCTACATTGGGATCAAAGTATTATTGTGCTTAACCAGTATAAAACTGGTAGGGAGCTTCAGCTCCCATTACTTGCCGAAGTTGGCGAAGCGATCATTGATTACCTGAAGTATGGCCGGCCAGTATCTGAAGAACCTTATGTATTCTTGCTCGCCCGTTCACCCTTCGGGCGAATCCATAGTTGCGGTATAACCAATCTGGTGAATGGTGCATTTATTGCATCAGGTGTCAATATCGGCCATCGTCATTATGGTCCGCATGCACTTCGTCACAGCCTTGCCAGCCTACTTTTAGAGCAAAGTACGGTATTGCCTGTGATTACAGAAGTGCTAGGGCATGGGAGCTCCGATTCAACGTAAACCTTCCAGCAACTCCATGTCCGATTCAGTTAAATCATTTCCAAAAAAAATCGTATGCAATGTTAATAATATGTGGAGATTATCCTTGTGGTAAAATATAACGAAGCAGGTGTGATCAGTATTCAGTGAAGACTGAATCATTTTCGATAAATCATATTCATGCCACATTATATTTGCAGCAATCCATTTCTTCAGTTAAGTGAAGGTATCGAGACCATGATGTATCACAGTGATAGTCCTCGTTATTTTTCCTGTGTACTATCATTGGATTTAAAAAACAGGATGCCTGTTATGTATGAGACCGGGCCTAATTTAGGTATTGTCCATATTACCCCTGATCAACAAACAAGACTTTATTTCATAGTGGTAGATGATAATCTCAATAAATCGTCTACGCAGAAGATGCAAAAAACATTGCGGCAACAGGCACAGTTTTTTATCGACCAGTTCGTAGCCCAGCATTATAATAGTAGTGAAGATAAAGGTTCCTGGATGTGGTTGCGAGACTATAACTCATTGACTCCGGGATTACAAATTATTCATTTTAAAGCCCATAATACGTTTCTGGTATCATGCGAGCGTGGGCTTCACGGATGTGCCAATGAGCAGGAAGTATCTGAGTTCCTGACAGACATTCTGGAGTATCCGGAAAATCATATTGAGAATGGAGGTTTTAATATTATCGACCCTGGTCCTGACTCCAGTGCTCAGGCAGTCTGAGTGGTAGCATATTCATTTCGTGATAAGGGCTTCCAGTTCTGAGGCAGTAACTCCCTTAATTTGCTTTGCTTATGGTCATTGATACGCAACAGCACATCATGGAGGTATGCTGCCGGATCTATTCCCTGTAATTTACAGGTTTGTAACAGGCTGTAAATAATAGCAGCCCGCTCTCCATGTTCATGTGATCCGGCAAATAAATAATTTTTCAACCCCACCTTAGTTGGACAGATAGATTGGTTAACCTAAGCACGGGTGTCACCACCCGTACTCGGCTTCAAAACCGGACTTGCCTCTTTTAAGGCATCCGGCTCCTCAGTAAATTAGTTCCTGTCATAAATACCTCACCTTGTATTTTGCAATGATCATGGATCAGGATTAGATTATTTCGTCGATAGTCTTTGGTATTACCATTAGCATGGTGTAATGTAAGAAGGCTATCCGTTTTAAAGAATAAGCCACATTTCCAACATTTACCTTTCTGTAGTTTCAGTATTTCTGAAGTCTTTTGAAAGCCACCGGCATATCGTCCCATTCTACTCGCCCAGTAAATATAGTCCCCATCGTAAGGACTTTTCTCTCCTTTGACTTTTGTAAAACGAGTGATTTTCCATTCGGTATGCTCTGCTAACTTCAATAATCCGTCATTGGTACAGAACCGCCAATTATTTCCCCTATCTCTGACGAAGTACTTATTCCTGATCCGTTTCTTGCCTCTTCTATTGTGTCGAAAACAGGCCCATCCCCATATCTTTCTGAAGGTAATATTCCGTAAGTGGTTGAACGTAAGTTTTGAAACTACATATTGATAGTAGTTGCACCACCCTCGTATAATAGGATTTAGTAGCCAGATCAAACCTTTCTGGTCCAATGCCCAATGCTTTCGGACAATGGATTTCAACTTATCAGAATGCTTTTTTATCGCTTCTTTTGCCGGTCGGATAATCAGCTTATAACCTTTCTTTCTGTCATTGCAGCTAAATTGACGGATATGAAAACCAAGGAATCCAAACCCGGGCAGTATTCCTTCATGTTTATGAAGTGTATGACATAACCTGGTTTTTTCTGGTTTTAGTTCCAATCCTCTTTCCTTTAACCATTCTGATATAAATTCCTTCGCCTCTACTACTACCTTCTCACTTTCATGCATTACCACAAAATCATCGGCATATTTAATGATGGATATTGCACCTTTATGGCTGCCTGGTCGCTTCCCTCTTGCATTGCTTTTCTGTTTCTCGTATTGGTAAAGCATTCTGTTTAGATATGCTTTAGTATCCCTCTCCATTCCATCTAATGCAATATTGGCAAGCAGCGGTGAAAGGGGTGATCCTTGTGGGGTACCACTCTCATTCTCATATACGACTCCATCTTCCATGATACCGGCTTTTAACCAGCATTTTATCAAGCGCCTTTGACTAGGACTGGTTGCAAGCTTACTTAGAAGCTTCTGGTGATTAATGTTGTCGAAGCATCCTTTTATGTCAGCATCTAAAACATAGGCCTGCTTAGACTTAATTCCAATGAAAATTGCTTGTATAGCATCATGGCATGACCTGCCAGGTCTAAAGCCATAACTGTTAGGCTCAAATTTAGCTTCCATTCAGGCTCAAGTATTAACTTTATCAGTGTTTGCCTCGCTCTTTCTCTTATGGTTGGAATACCAAGAGGCCGTTTGTCTGATTTTCCAGCTTTACTGATCCATATTCGGCGGATTGGCTTTGTCTTAGATTCCATTTTTATGGAGTGAACCAGCGTTTGACGTAGCGTAGGTGTTAAGGCTCTTTTACCGTCAACCCCCGCCGTTTTTTTCCCCTGATTCTCTTGGGAGACTTGCTTCACAGCCAGTTGCTTTGCCGATAAGGAAGATTTCAATAGCCTTTGCAATTTCCTTACTAATAGTTGATTCCCTTTCTGTGAGGCTCGATAGATTCGCTTTTGTAGCTTAAAAATGATCCGCTCTACTGTTTTCCAGTCGATTGTGGACCATTCCCATTCATACCTTAACTTTTTAGTTTGGTTCATGACTTTTTAACTACTACTTAAAACTCTATCATCTAATTTACCGGGTCTCCGTAGGCATATACCGGGAATTACTCCGATCCTTGGCTTCTGAGACCATCCCTCCCCATGCCTGTATGCGGTTGACTCCTGCTCAATTGTATTGAGAACAGGCATCGGGTTACTTCGTTCCGCATTTTCGTATTACGTCAAACTTAGATTCCTGCTCTTCGCCGGGGTCAGATAGTATCTTATTAGGGAGTAGAGAATCCCTAATCATCTGTGTGACCCGTTACCTTTTGGTTAAAGCGTATCATTCTCGTTTCGCTCCTTCATGTTAACGACGATTCAATAGCAGATTTCTGTTCGTAATCATATTTGACTTAGCTTGATGGGATTGCAGATTGAGACTTCCACTTACCACCTTTTAACCCATGCTTGCGTAGTTTTGATAGTCAGTCTTACTACGTGGGTTATGCCTTCATCCCGATACCGGGGAGATTGGAATTTCACCAATTCGAAAATTGCAGTTAAGCGACAATAGTCGCTCTGTTTCTTCCCGTATTTTCACATACGGTTCCGAAACAAACGAGTCGCACCTCTATGAACATGTTTGATATCGATAACATGCCGTCATTACAGTATTCCATCAGCTGCTTCATTCTTTTCAACGTATAAGCCATGGCGGTGTAAACAGGGCTGCCTTCAATTACTTCGCTGATTTCTTTGGTTATCCACTCCCGGAGGGCGTTTAAAACCGGTACCGCACGTTGCTGACGCATGTCAGTAATTTCATCATAAGATAAACCCCGCTCCTTACATTCACGTTCTATCTGGTATAAAGGTGCAAAAAAATGATCAAGTGCATAACTGCTCCTTTGTTCATCATTATTCAGAGCATCTACAAAATACCTTCTGGCATGGTCCATACAATGGAGGTGAGTGACACCAGGTTGTTTTCCATATTCTTCATAACCGCTATAGGCATCCGTATGCAGATAGCCTCTAAATCCAGATAAGATATCTCTTATCTCGCCCTTACCCCTCCCTTTCTTATAAATAAAGCAAACTATTTGTAAGACAGGATTGCCTCCAACCCATAAATATCCATTATGGGAACCTTTACCCTTCGCCCGGGTATTATCCAGCACGCGGTATCTGGTCTCATCCATATGGATGTACCTGCTGTTAACTAAATCTTCCCACAATAGCTCCCATAATGGTTTCAGCACATCTATCGTAGCATTAACCCAGTTAGATATCGTATTGTATTTCAAGTTAATACTGTATTGCTTAAAACGTTGCTGTATCCGGTACAAAGGCATGTGGTAAATAAACTTTTCTATTAAAAGCATGACCAATAATGTAATATCAGCTTTACACTTAGGGATAGGATGTGCACCTGTTGGTGCGATCAGCTGTTTATGTTTTCCTTTGTCATCGGCTTTCATAATATAAACATCACGCTCTTCAACGTTCACATACAACTTCATCATCTGAACGGCCAGCCTTTCTGTACGCTCTGTGCCTACTTTTACTGCTCCTGCAGGAACATCCTGATGTATCTTTACAACACACCGCATCAGGTGTGCAGGTAAAGCATGCCGGCCAGGGTGTGGTAACGGGAGAATATTTTTTGACACCACTACCAGCTGTTCTTTAATTTTTCTCACACTTGTAAAAGGTACAACATCCTCATGATTGGCAGCAGGAACGTCAAAAAGCTTACCCTGGATATTTTTCTGCTCAGTATTTAATGCCATTTCATTGGGATAACGTTTTTCACTTTTCCTGCCATAAATCATCTTCTTAAGCTGCATCCACTGATAGCGAAGCATTTTGTAATCAAAGAGATCGGACTTGTTCTTCTGCAGTCGTAAAAGTTGTTCCCTGACAACATTATTCAGCTTATCAATGATAACAATATGCTGGCGGTTTTTCTCCTCCAGTACTGTGATAGTTTGCTGATTGATTTTTTGTACTGCCTGTAAGGCAGTAATTGCCTGATCACGGTCTGCAATAATTCTATCCTTCCGAATATTCTCCTCGGTTAAAGCCTGATTAGCTTGCTGCTGACTCATCACAGTTTGCTCAAGCTGAGCTATCATTTGCAGCGCGGATTTGAGCTGCAATTGACAATCATTGGCCGGATGTGATGAGGTCCGTTTCATCTATGCAAATAACAAAAAAAGCAGATCATTTTAAGGTGATCTGCTTCATAAAATTCCCACAGGAGAACGTAGTAATTTGGGGATAAACCCTTACATATTTCTGATATTGAAAAAGGAATATCCTGGTATATTTTAAAACTGGGTTCATCAAAATTCGTTACACACCTCTATTATCCTTCCATCCGTTATTCCGCTCCTGGTGAAACATAAGCCCATTAAGCAAAGATAATACCTCAATGGCTGTTAATTTTAAACTCCCGTTTTCTACAGTAATTTCCGGTAATGTAAACCGGTTCGTCTGTCTGCGATACAAAAGTGTAAATCCATTATTTTCGTGGAGCAACAGTTTCAGATGCGTCCGATGTTTATTTAAAAAGATGAATACATCTTTCTGATTTTTCTCGACACGCCTGCTCATATACTTTTCAACAACACCACAGAGACCGTCAAATGATTTGCGCATATCGACATCTGAACAACAGAAGTAAAATTTATGAGCATCGGTTAGTACTAGCAAAGCACTCATAATAGAATCGCTTTTAATTGTTCAATACATGAGTGACCGTATAGCTTAATTATTTTCACCTCTATTTGCACTGATGCATCCCGTGGTGGCAGACCGGTTATTTCCAGTGGGATAAAATGTGAGGGGGAATTGTCAAATTCTCCATACTTTTTGCGCCAGTAGTAAAAAGTTCCATCACTCACTCCTATTCTTTCACAGTAATCACGGACAGACAATCCCTCACTGTTATCAAAATCACGCAATAATTGCCGGATTTGAGTTGCTGAACGTTGCTTCCTTACATTTTTTGTAGTATTGCTGGATGCCATTTCTATATATTTTAGTATATCCAAAAATATTACACTTCTGACATCGGAAATACTAACGATAGCATGGGGTTAGTGGAAGGATTACGATTCAACAAAGTATTACTTGCGGATAGACCTGACCTCTATGAAGCAATGCATGCTTGAGGTGCCAGCTGTTCCCAACGACTTTTACAGTCAGAAAGGAGGGTACTTTTATGCGTAGACATTTCACGGGTATTTATGCCCCATATATTGAACAATATCTCCTTTATAAAAGGCAGTTAGGTTTCAAACAGAGAACAGAAGAAACTATGTTTGCCATCTTTGACCGTTTTACGATTGAACGAGGGGAAAGCCATTTAGGTATCACTCCTGACCTTTCAAAAGCATGGATGCAAGCTGCAGTTAATCTGTCACAATCGTATAACTTCCATCGGGCTTTACTCCTCAACCAGTTGGCAACGTTCCTCAATGAGCTGGACATTCCTTCTTATGTAATGCGTTTACCATTAAGCAAAATGGACTTTACACCATACATTTATTCGCAGGATGAGCTTCGTCGACTTTTTAATGCGGCAGACAACTTTCGGGTAAAAAAGGGGGTGCGCCAGATCATGTTTACCATGCCTGCACTTCTAAGGTTGCTGTATGCTACAGGTCTTAGAGGTGGTGAAGCTTTAGCACTAACCATCAGTGATGTGAATCTGGATGATCAATTCATCATCGTTCGTGATAGTAAGAATGGTCAACAGCGTATTATTCCCTTCTCAGATTCTCTCGCAGTTGTATTAAGACAATATCTATTCTATAGAGATCAGTTACCTGGGAGTTTGATAAAAAGTAATCACTTTTTCATCGCACCTGATGGTAGGGAGGTCAAACACGATTGCTTCAGCCGCTGGTTCGGTCGTTTGTTATCTACCGCAGGTATCCCAAGAGGACGGGGTGTAACACCGCACGCTTTACGGCATTCATTTAGTGTGCATTCTCTGGCAATGATGGCAGAGCGGGGAATGGACATTTATTGTTCGTTACCAGTATTATCCACCTACCTTGGACATAAGGCTATTGAATCGACAAACCACTATGTCAGGCTAGTTGCTGCGATATATCCTGGCTTGCTTAAAGATGTAGACAAAATATGCATTAACGTCTTTCCCCAAACGATAGGCTATGAAACCTACTGATTTTTCAAAATATCTGTCAGGGTTTCTGATCGGGTATTTGGCGCACGAACGCGGCGCGAGCAAAAATACAATCTGTGCTTACCGGGACACTTTCGTCCTTTTCATCGCTTACATGGAAACGCAAAGCATAACGGTGTCACGACTTACATTGCAAGCGATCACCCAGGTGAATGTTATTGGCTTCCTCGATTGGCTCCAGGCAGAACGCAAGAACAGCAATGCAACACGAAATGCAAGGCTAGCTGCTATTCATGCTTTCTTTAGCTATATCCAATATCAGCATCCAGAGTACTTGTATGAATGCCAAAAGATACTGAACATACCGATGAAACGAAAGGCTAACGTTGTAATGAACTATCTTTCGCTCGATGCGATAAAGCTGCTTTTACAACAACCAGATATCCGCACTGTCAATGGTAGACGCGACCTGGCATTGCTTTCACTGATGTACGACACAGGTGCAAGGGTACAGGAGATCATTGACCTTAAGCCATCTAATCTAAGGATCGATAAACTGAGTACTATCCGAATCACCGGTAAAGGCAATAAGACCCGAATCGTCCCAATGCTTGACGAACAGGTAAAACTATTAAAGCATTACCTCAATGAGCATGAACTTGTACAGACCTGTAACAATGAACATCCGTTGTTCTTTAACAGCCGTGGCGATAAGCTTACCCGTGCTGGTGTAAACTATATCCTGCTGAAATACGCAGATATGACCAGAAAAATCAGTGATGTTCATTTGCCAGACAAAATCAGCAGCCATGTGCTGCGGCATTCAAAAGCGATGCATTTGTTGCAGGCCGGTGTTAATCTTGTATATATAAGGGATATTCTCGGCCATGTGTCCATCCAGACAACAGAGATTTACGCCAAGGCTGATTCACGTGCGAAACGGGAAGCTATTGAAAAGGCTTACATATCGGTGGTACCGGAAAAAGCACCTGTTTGGCTGTTAAATGATAATCTTCTGGATTGGCTTAAGCACTTTTAGCCTTGTTTATTATGTAAAGTTATGTGACAGAGAATCGTGGCTACATTGGACACATAAGCAAATAACCTGTTACATACTTTACATAATCTTCAGCTATACATAAAATAAATTATGTAAAGCTTTACATAAATTATTTAGAAAGAACTCTCTTTTTGCCAGTAATGAACATGGCGGAGAAAGGGCTGCTCTGTTTTATTCACTCGTAGAAAGTTGCAAGCTGAATGGGATTGATCCATTCGAATACTTGGCTGATGTATATGATCGACTCCATGACTGTACTGCCAGTGAACTGATACACTTACTACCTTCAAACTGGAAGCCAACAAAACCAAGAAAGACCGCTAGTTAGTTTAATCCAGAATAATCAAAGAACTTAATCATGTAAGATTTATCGATGCAAATGTAGCATCTAATAAATAGATTAGGAAGATGCTCCAGATCGAATGCTTACCTCCGGAGAGATAACTGTTTTCAAATTGGCCCGGAATAGTCCGTTTCTATTGGCCCAGCATGTTCCGTTTTAACTGGCCCATTGACCTCCGTCGTAGACAGGAATGGCTAACAGCTATCGTTCTCAATTAGAATTACCTCTGGATCAGCAACTAGAAGGCCATGAGCTGATCACTGATCACACATCTTCTACAGGCAGAAAAACTACATCGTGGCAATGACCGAATGGAGACACTATTAAAAACAGCAAGGTTCCGTTATCATATTACTCCACAGGAAATAGAATGCATAACCTTTGGCTGAATTAGAAATGGAATATGAATGCGATATTAATTATCTTAGGAATAATTGGCTGGGGTTCACCAGGAATGTTTGGCTGGTTGAGGTGTGGTATATGGCTGGATTTAATGTGAAATTCTTAGTTAATTAATATTTAACGATTTTTTTATTTGACGACTATAAACTTCACCATAAAAAGTCTCAATTAATCTACCATTCTTATCATACAGTACCAAATAAGGATATCCATTTGCTTTAAAATGTTTTCGAAAAGCACTTGTGTTATCGATCCCAACTTTTATATTATAATATTGATCAAGAGAAAAGTTTCTATAAAAGGCTCTCATATCATAAAAAGAATCATCAGTGATTAAATAGAAATTTACATTTTTATAAAAATCCATATCTTTCAAAAATCTCTTCATCAATATTCTCGAATGATCACAATAAGCTCCAAAGTAGAATAAGATGATCGGTTTCCCTTTGGGAATATCTATCGTATTAAATACATTAATACTATCTGATAGAAGTAGGTTAATAGACGGTAACTCCCTCATTTCCGATTTTGTGGTATCTTTGGAATTACATGATATAAACAATATAAAAATAAAAAACACTAGTAACTTAATCATACCATAGGTTTTTCTTCAATTATCGTTGATTTTTTTTAGAAAAAATAAGACATTTTATTCTTCGATTTAACTCGTAATAAGAAATGAATTATTCCACTGTTCCCAGTTAATAAATCGGCATGTGGATTATATGGGTCAAATTGAATCCAATAAGCATAACTCTGATTTCTATAAATAGTGTTTAATAGATGCCCTGCAATCCAATCAGCTCTTTCAAGCCATTCTTTATTATTAAATGTTAGCCATGCTTCTAAATAAACCTCTCCCAAACCAGCAAGTCCCCTTTCTATTGAAGAGAAGTCAGAAACTACATGAATAGGGTATAATTTCAACGTAGACTCAGCTATTTGACGATAAAGATTTTTTTGAGTGATTTTGTAAGCTTTAATAAAAGGCAGAACTAAATGATATCCTCCGTTATTAAAATTAAAAATCTCTTTTGATGTGTTGGCAACGTGCCATAGATAGCCACTCTTATGTCGTATTGCATTTTTTTGCAAAAATTCTAATCCTTTTAATCCAACTTTTTGTGCCAGCGGAAATGGCAATTGGTCTGATAATGACAAAAGGAACCATATTATACCTGCAATCCCGTTATGGAAACCATAAATTATCAATTTAAATTTCCTATTTGAATTAAAATTCCACGAACCATTATCCAATTGATTTTTAGATAAGAATTCTACACATCTATGCAATTGATCTTTTACAAATTCTTCAGGCAAAAAATCCCTGCACTTCAATAAAGATATCCCATATCCCGAAATACCATTAGCTAAATCTAACGACTGCGGAAATTCTTCCAAACAATTGAATAATAACTCAAGATTATTTTCATCCCTTTCTAAAATCCCTGCCTCTAATAGCGATTGAATTCCCATTGCCACTCCAAATGTCCCCGTAAATAACCCTGGTTGCAATTTTATATTATCCGGTGTTAAATTTTCAATTAATAATTTATAATTTTTTCTCCATGTAGAACTACAACATTCAATATCAACTCCCATTAAAGCAGCCTTACCTATCAGATACAAAACACCGCTTATTCCTTTTCTAAACCCGATATAAATCGTACGATCAAGCCTACTATTTCCAATAAAACTCTCTTCCATCGACACCGTTGATGACCAATATCCCTCAATGCTTACCATTCCTTTGTTGGATAATGAACAAATAGACTGATATAATACGGAATCTAACGAATTCAAATTAGGTTGATTAGGATTAAATGGAGCAAGATCAAATTGAATTTCTTCTCTATATTTCCGTAGACTATTCTGAATATCTTGCAGCGCAGGTCTTTTGCTCTTATCATGATCGAGGCATCCGCAAATTAAATCAACAATTTCCTTATCCGAATTAAAGAATGACAGATTATCTTTTAAGGAAAGGTTATCGCTAGTATTAAAATAATGAGGGCTAATATGTACTGTTGCAAAAAGCATTACAGCACCTAAACTATAAATATCTTGTTCAATTGTAGGAGCAAAGTTTGATTTTTGCTCCGGGGACATATACCCTTCTGTACCTTTTTCATATGGAGGATCCGGTAATTGAAGATTTAGATCATATGTCAATTCTAGATCTAATAACCAAACCTTATTGTTCTTATCTATGTAGATATTCCCAGCATTCAAATCTCTATGAACATAACCAAGCTTATGTAGTTCAAAAACAACACCTACAAATTGAATTAAGATGTCTAGGATCTTAAGTTTGTCAACCTTTTCTAAATCGTCCCATAATTTGCCAGAATACAAATCGACCAGAATATCATTTAAAGACTGACCATTTATATATTCAAATACTAAATAAGTATTCTCATTTTCTTCAAAAAAATCAATAATAGCTGGAGTAATATTGAGCTTGCGTAATTTATTATAAATTGACTGTTGCCATACTAACCTATCTTTAATATCTCTTCCATTTTTGTCAACCCCCATTCCCTTTTTCCCCTCTTTTATTATACAATTACGATATGCCCAAAACTTCTTTTGGTACATCGCTTTAATTACACTCCCCTTTGCATCTGGCTTTAAAACCTCTCTAATTAAATATTTTCCATTTAAAATATCGCTTGTTTTTTGGTGCTTTGGTGGCATTATCTCATTAAAAGGCCATGATATCCATTTATAAATTTGAGGAGGAATGGTTTCTTCATCAATTAAGGGCTTTCCGGTGGGATCTTTAATTATAGATGTACTATTTGTGGTATCTACTAAAAAACTTCCATACCTAGTATAAACCAGGTTACCCAAATGAAAATCAGTAGGAATAGCAGGTCCTTTAAATTCCCGTGTCAACTCAATTATTTTTTTTACGTAGGTATTCAATTCATAATTATTTCTAGGGTAGATAATGATAATCTTACCTAGATTTTTATATCCAAATGCACCCGCCTGTAACATCTGATGAATTTGACTGTCTAAAGGAATAAGGAATGTAATACTGTTATCAAGTAAATAAGGGAATAGTAAACTTGCTAATGAATAAAAATGAATATCCCAAATTGATATATGAATCATCCAACCCTGCATGATAGCGGGTTGTCCAACTTGAAGATACCAATCCTTTTTGACGACTTCTTTAACTCCAAAGCTTTCTAATAATGCTTCGTATTCTGTCACTGAAGAATTAGTACGACTGGAATTATCAAGCAAATTTGGAGAATTTTCAATAGCCATAGGTTAACAATTTATTTTCCCTTAACATCAAATTTTATCACAGTAAATAATTACAACTAGATCTAGAATACTCCTACATTTAGATGATGAGAAGAGTTCCAGGAATTAATTCTGGAGCTTTTCATTCAGCTTTCCGGGATTAGATATAAATAATTTTTTTTAATCTTGTTTAGTCCTTGTTGAATGCACACATCGGGATAAATTAAATATTCCGAGTGCCGACATATACTCAACCTCTAACGGGGATTACAATTACATACT
This Chitinophaga sancti DNA region includes the following protein-coding sequences:
- the tnpA gene encoding IS66 family insertion sequence element accessory protein TnpA, producing MASSNTTKNVRKQRSATQIRQLLRDFDNSEGLSVRDYCERIGVSDGTFYYWRKKYGEFDNSPSHFIPLEITGLPPRDASVQIEVKIIKLYGHSCIEQLKAILL
- the tnpC gene encoding IS66 family transposase, which translates into the protein MKRTSSHPANDCQLQLKSALQMIAQLEQTVMSQQQANQALTEENIRKDRIIADRDQAITALQAVQKINQQTITVLEEKNRQHIVIIDKLNNVVREQLLRLQKNKSDLFDYKMLRYQWMQLKKMIYGRKSEKRYPNEMALNTEQKNIQGKLFDVPAANHEDVVPFTSVRKIKEQLVVVSKNILPLPHPGRHALPAHLMRCVVKIHQDVPAGAVKVGTERTERLAVQMMKLYVNVEERDVYIMKADDKGKHKQLIAPTGAHPIPKCKADITLLVMLLIEKFIYHMPLYRIQQRFKQYSINLKYNTISNWVNATIDVLKPLWELLWEDLVNSRYIHMDETRYRVLDNTRAKGKGSHNGYLWVGGNPVLQIVCFIYKKGRGKGEIRDILSGFRGYLHTDAYSGYEEYGKQPGVTHLHCMDHARRYFVDALNNDEQRSSYALDHFFAPLYQIERECKERGLSYDEITDMRQQRAVPVLNALREWITKEISEVIEGSPVYTAMAYTLKRMKQLMEYCNDGMLSISNMFIEVRLVCFGTVCENTGRNRATIVA
- the tnpB gene encoding IS66 family insertion sequence element accessory protein TnpB (TnpB, as the term is used for proteins encoded by IS66 family insertion elements, is considered an accessory protein, since TnpC, encoded by a neighboring gene, is a DDE family transposase.) translates to MSALLVLTDAHKFYFCCSDVDMRKSFDGLCGVVEKYMSRRVEKNQKDVFIFLNKHRTHLKLLLHENNGFTLLYRRQTNRFTLPEITVENGSLKLTAIEVLSLLNGLMFHQERNNGWKDNRGV
- a CDS encoding reverse transcriptase N-terminal domain-containing protein yields the protein MNQTKKLRYEWEWSTIDWKTVERIIFKLQKRIYRASQKGNQLLVRKLQRLLKSSLSAKQLAVKQVSQENQGKKTAGVDGKRALTPTLRQTLVHSIKMESKTKPIRRIWISKAGKSDKRPLGIPTIRERARQTLIKLILEPEWKLNLSLTVMALDLAGHAMMLYKQFSLELSLSRPMF
- a CDS encoding transposase domain-containing protein; translated protein: MKNYLFAGSHEHGERAAIIYSLLQTCKLQGIDPAAYLHDVLLRINDHKQSKLRELLPQNWKPLSRNEYATTQTA
- a CDS encoding reverse transcriptase domain-containing protein produces the protein MEAKFEPNSYGFRPGRSCHDAIQAIFIGIKSKQAYVLDADIKGCFDNINHQKLLSKLATSPSQRRLIKCWLKAGIMEDGVVYENESGTPQGSPLSPLLANIALDGMERDTKAYLNRMLYQYEKQKSNARGKRPGSHKGAISIIKYADDFVVMHESEKVVVEAKEFISEWLKERGLELKPEKTRLCHTLHKHEGILPGFGFLGFHIRQFSCNDRKKGYKLIIRPAKEAIKKHSDKLKSIVRKHWALDQKGLIWLLNPIIRGWCNYYQYVVSKLTFNHLRNITFRKIWGWACFRHNRRGKKRIRNKYFVRDRGNNWRFCTNDGLLKLAEHTEWKITRFTKVKGEKSPYDGDYIYWASRMGRYAGGFQKTSEILKLQKGKCWKCGLFFKTDSLLTLHHANGNTKDYRRNNLILIHDHCKIQGEVFMTGTNLLRSRMP
- a CDS encoding site-specific integrase, yielding MRKIRTTFDQLIFDAGEVLINKLLRTKSTVIWYSYYWRRMYRQLLTQGISEFTSTIGRQYLINQFGDFDYASLSKHDKDVVKIINVLCEFYDTGTLVSYRERIFLDGPIGELVKQFVAHLMSLRLKRSTINEREHYLSRFLIFLKKKGLMSMDQVDKFIILGYIKTLDVRKPSVAHMTLRAIRTFLKYLFEQEILKTDTSLSVPKDNYKKQAKLPSVFKIDEIQQMIGTIDRSNGCGKRNYAIVLLAARLGLRASDIAGMRFENLHWDQSIIVLNQYKTGRELQLPLLAEVGEAIIDYLKYGRPVSEEPYVFLLARSPFGRIHSCGITNLVNGAFIASGVNIGHRHYGPHALRHSLASLLLEQSTVLPVITEVLGHGSSDST
- a CDS encoding tyrosine-type recombinase/integrase gives rise to the protein MRRHFTGIYAPYIEQYLLYKRQLGFKQRTEETMFAIFDRFTIERGESHLGITPDLSKAWMQAAVNLSQSYNFHRALLLNQLATFLNELDIPSYVMRLPLSKMDFTPYIYSQDELRRLFNAADNFRVKKGVRQIMFTMPALLRLLYATGLRGGEALALTISDVNLDDQFIIVRDSKNGQQRIIPFSDSLAVVLRQYLFYRDQLPGSLIKSNHFFIAPDGREVKHDCFSRWFGRLLSTAGIPRGRGVTPHALRHSFSVHSLAMMAERGMDIYCSLPVLSTYLGHKAIESTNHYVRLVAAIYPGLLKDVDKICINVFPQTIGYETY